A window from Deltaproteobacteria bacterium encodes these proteins:
- a CDS encoding branched-chain amino acid ABC transporter permease has product MIDLLQTLGSGVLVGLVYALLGLCIVIIFKASEAFNFAIGEFLVIGSFLFYILFFNETVPWHRALPLGLLMFVFFAYVLIRDNNLRPSLAIPSGLAAGILTFFFFYSGLKLPSFISSPLLRFMVALPLGLLCAGVVGAIVERVTIKPLLGRSPISMTIVTLGLAFFLRACAQLIWGSHSYSFFLDLPDITFEFDEFFFLSDPIWAGILSLLTFGLIVFFLFRTRWGLAIRATSEDQAKAMAFGINARFVLLMVWAISALSISIAGIMISNFGALSVGMGFVGLRALPVVLIGGMDSVGGALVGGILVGVCEAVAGTYIEPLGLEGFKEVAPYLLLLVVLLIRPYGLFGTVRIERV; this is encoded by the coding sequence ATGATCGATCTTCTTCAGACCCTGGGTTCCGGTGTGCTTGTGGGGCTAGTGTATGCCTTGTTGGGACTGTGCATCGTCATCATTTTCAAGGCGTCGGAAGCGTTCAACTTTGCCATCGGCGAGTTCCTCGTAATCGGTTCCTTTCTCTTCTACATCCTTTTTTTCAACGAAACCGTCCCCTGGCACCGGGCGTTGCCTCTGGGCCTGCTGATGTTTGTCTTTTTTGCGTATGTCCTGATCAGGGACAACAACCTTCGCCCGAGCCTGGCCATCCCTTCGGGGCTCGCGGCCGGTATATTGACCTTCTTTTTCTTTTATTCCGGACTGAAGCTCCCCTCCTTCATCAGCAGCCCCCTCCTGCGCTTCATGGTCGCCCTTCCCCTGGGGCTGCTTTGTGCGGGCGTTGTCGGCGCCATCGTGGAAAGGGTCACCATCAAACCCTTGCTGGGGAGGTCGCCCATTTCGATGACCATCGTGACCCTCGGTCTGGCCTTTTTTTTAAGGGCCTGCGCACAACTGATCTGGGGGTCGCATTCCTATTCCTTTTTTCTCGACCTGCCGGACATTACCTTCGAGTTCGACGAATTCTTTTTTTTGTCGGACCCCATCTGGGCCGGCATCCTCTCCCTGTTGACCTTCGGCCTGATTGTCTTTTTTCTCTTCCGCACCCGCTGGGGCTTGGCCATTCGCGCCACCTCCGAGGACCAGGCCAAGGCCATGGCCTTCGGGATCAATGCCCGCTTCGTGCTCCTGATGGTCTGGGCGATCAGTGCGCTGAGCATCAGTATCGCCGGAATCATGATCTCCAACTTCGGTGCGCTTTCGGTGGGCATGGGGTTTGTGGGCTTGAGGGCCCTGCCGGTGGTGCTCATCGGCGGAATGGACAGTGTCGGCGGAGCGTTGGTGGGTGGAATCCTCGTGGGGGTGTGCGAGGCCGTGGCCGGCACCTATATCGAACCACTGGGCCTCGAAGGCTTTAAGGAGGTGGCCCCCTATCTGCTGCTTCTGGTGGTGCTGCTGATCAGGCCGTACGGCCTTTTCGGAACGGTGCGTATTGAGAGGGTTTAG
- a CDS encoding Zn-ribbon domain-containing OB-fold protein: MGYHKPLPEPDGDRKPFWEGCREHRLRFQQCEACGHVRWPPAIICPQCHSRQTVWIESSGRGRVYTYTVYHQAFQQAFKDDLPYVVAVVALTEGPHLLTNIVGCSHEAVTCDMPVTVAWEDVTDAVSLPKFRPLDAP, from the coding sequence ATGGGCTACCACAAACCGTTGCCGGAACCGGATGGAGACAGGAAACCGTTTTGGGAGGGATGCCGGGAACACAGGCTCCGTTTCCAGCAATGCGAGGCATGCGGGCATGTCCGCTGGCCTCCTGCCATTATCTGCCCGCAATGCCATTCCCGGCAGACCGTCTGGATAGAGTCGAGCGGCAGGGGAAGGGTCTACACCTATACGGTCTATCACCAGGCTTTCCAACAGGCGTTCAAGGATGATCTGCCTTACGTCGTTGCCGTGGTCGCCCTGACGGAGGGGCCCCATTTGCTGACCAATATCGTCGGCTGCTCCCACGAAGCGGTTACATGCGACATGCCCGTAACGGTCGCCTGGGAGGATGTCACGGATGCGGTCAGCCTTCCCAAATTCCGACCGCTCGATGCACCATGA
- a CDS encoding thiolase family protein, whose translation MAQTMEHMATHAGDNVVFGHWGAAADYALAAQRGMHVFGTGPETWKHIAAGQRKWANLNPEATMYASPMSFEDYYHCDYVVEPFRRFDICQISDGGRALVVTTAERARDLKRPPVYIMGLGHHNPSSEIAQSTYMAGPTGAKQAGEQAFAMAGVTPGDVDACQIYDCFTYTVELTLQEYGFFAPGEGEAWLEDGTIEPGGRMPVNTSGGQLSEAYFMGLTPLSEAVMQLMGRCGKRQLGPQTNTKAPQIILCSDNGGILQSHACCILGRA comes from the coding sequence ATGGCCCAAACGATGGAGCACATGGCGACCCATGCCGGCGACAATGTCGTTTTCGGCCACTGGGGGGCCGCGGCGGATTACGCCCTGGCCGCGCAGAGGGGCATGCACGTGTTCGGCACAGGGCCGGAAACCTGGAAACACATTGCCGCCGGGCAGCGGAAATGGGCCAACCTGAATCCGGAAGCGACCATGTATGCCAGTCCCATGTCTTTCGAGGACTATTACCACTGCGACTATGTGGTCGAACCCTTCCGCCGGTTTGACATATGCCAGATCTCGGACGGCGGCCGGGCGCTGGTGGTGACCACCGCCGAAAGGGCCCGTGACCTGAAGCGCCCGCCCGTTTACATCATGGGTCTGGGGCACCACAACCCTTCGAGCGAAATCGCCCAGTCCACGTACATGGCCGGCCCCACGGGCGCCAAACAGGCGGGTGAGCAGGCCTTTGCCATGGCCGGCGTCACTCCCGGCGATGTCGATGCCTGCCAGATATACGACTGCTTCACCTACACCGTGGAGCTTACGCTTCAGGAATACGGCTTTTTCGCGCCGGGGGAGGGGGAGGCGTGGCTCGAGGACGGCACCATCGAACCCGGGGGGAGGATGCCCGTGAACACGTCCGGCGGACAGCTTTCAGAGGCCTATTTCATGGGGCTGACACCTTTGTCGGAGGCGGTCATGCAGCTGATGGGAAGGTGCGGGAAACGACAGCTCGGTCCGCAGACAAACACGAAGGCGCCGCAAATAATTCTCTGCAGCGACAATGGGGGCATTCTTCAGTCCCATGCCTGCTGCATACTAGGGAGGGCATAA
- a CDS encoding SgcJ/EcaC family oxidoreductase — MNAYEHTGSEVDLKAIDSVRDAHVAAVNGGDARAWAAQFTDDGVQMPPNMPANVGRPAIEAWSKGFMNLFGLTFDLSVEEVRVLGEWAFEQGTYTIGLNPKSGGPPMQDAGKYITVYQRKSGERWRMARDIWNSSNPAAGQ; from the coding sequence ATGAACGCATATGAACACACAGGAAGCGAAGTAGATCTGAAGGCTATCGATAGTGTTCGAGACGCGCACGTAGCCGCTGTCAATGGTGGTGACGCCCGGGCATGGGCGGCACAGTTCACCGACGACGGGGTGCAAATGCCTCCTAATATGCCGGCGAATGTCGGGCGACCGGCGATCGAAGCCTGGTCAAAGGGTTTCATGAATTTGTTTGGCCTGACGTTTGACCTCTCGGTGGAGGAGGTGCGGGTACTGGGCGAATGGGCGTTCGAGCAGGGTACATACACGATCGGCCTCAACCCTAAATCAGGAGGTCCGCCCATGCAGGACGCGGGCAAATATATCACGGTCTACCAGAGGAAATCCGGCGAGAGATGGCGGATGGCTCGCGACATATGGAACAGCAGCAACCCAGCGGCGGGGCAGTAG
- a CDS encoding iron-containing alcohol dehydrogenase, translated as MQLLRVDMQRERTATTRLSEKWLAVGGSGLIAKILNDEVPPLTDPMGPGNKLIIACGPLAGTRAPQLGRISVGAKSPLTLGIKEANAGGPAGQHLDQLGYRAIVVENAADEGKSFYLRLTKKGADLVRDDTLKGLKNYALVQRLHAIYGKRVSIVCTGPAGEKKYRGASVSFTDVLGDPSRNAARGGLGAVMGAKGLKAIVLDASATPPPAMADPVRFRDTVKSWIDTMAHDISCALYSKYGTPFAVANSANQGTLPTNNYRSGTPRDFYRLSGEAIQEILFERGGRMHGCMPGCAVKCSIIYPDAAGNRLASAYEYETIALLGANLGILDLDAIGRLKFICDDLGLDAIETGASLGVAADAGRMELGDAEAAEKLLLEIERGTEFGQALANGVVATAEALNVKRVPAYKGQALPGHDPRAVKGTGVTYVTSPMGADHTAGLTYRIPKKKENQAANSLRSQVEAAVCDTFGYCLNAVPGGQASLYDFLATLMNARFGTELTRDDIVECGKQTLKDQLHFNQQAEFARAEDLSTTFFRSEALAPTEQVFDVPDQDLDGFWERLDGFKVREKQWEVRIPPMPETMIGAGVVKKMGKAAAGLKMQKALVVSDRVMQRTGRVDDVCAILDRAGIAAHAFLDIEPDPPVELIETAGDVYRAKGCDGIVGLGGGSSLDAAKAIALRVTHPGALTEYESIVGGTAKVKPILPPVICIPTTSGTGSEMNPYAVITNKRRNVKFMLMSNHLIPKLAVIDPQYCMSMPPGLTRESGIDALAHCVEGYVALAAPYHPYFESLALYATKMIGRSLVTAYKQPHNLDARTDMCMAAAYGGIAFSKGLGLGHAVTHVLGAHYHLPHGRAATIGLLCFVKANKDVCAREFGELAFMLNGATDLEEGLSKLYRSLEITPTLKESRIPEKDLEKIAFYTYRDAVNIATNPSRLSEKKIRSLLEEVYD; from the coding sequence ATGCAGTTGCTACGTGTCGACATGCAGCGTGAACGTACCGCCACAACCAGGCTCTCTGAAAAATGGCTTGCCGTCGGCGGCAGCGGGTTGATTGCAAAAATCTTGAATGACGAGGTGCCTCCCCTGACGGACCCCATGGGACCCGGCAACAAATTGATCATCGCCTGCGGCCCGCTGGCCGGAACCCGGGCGCCGCAGCTGGGGCGCATTTCGGTCGGCGCCAAGAGCCCCCTGACCCTGGGAATCAAGGAGGCCAACGCCGGCGGGCCGGCGGGGCAGCACTTGGATCAGTTGGGCTACAGGGCCATCGTCGTTGAAAACGCCGCCGATGAGGGAAAAAGTTTTTATCTCAGGCTGACCAAAAAGGGAGCCGATCTTGTTCGCGACGACACGCTGAAGGGCCTGAAAAACTACGCACTGGTGCAGCGGCTGCACGCAATCTATGGGAAGCGGGTGTCCATTGTCTGCACGGGGCCCGCCGGGGAGAAAAAATACCGCGGCGCATCCGTATCCTTCACCGATGTTCTGGGCGATCCTTCCCGCAATGCCGCCAGGGGCGGGCTGGGTGCTGTCATGGGGGCCAAGGGGCTCAAGGCGATCGTGCTGGACGCGTCCGCAACGCCTCCGCCCGCCATGGCCGACCCCGTCCGGTTCAGGGACACGGTGAAATCCTGGATCGACACCATGGCGCACGACATCAGCTGCGCCCTCTATTCGAAATACGGCACCCCCTTTGCGGTGGCCAATTCCGCCAATCAGGGCACCCTGCCCACCAACAATTACCGCTCGGGAACTCCCCGGGACTTTTATCGCCTCAGCGGCGAGGCCATTCAGGAAATTCTTTTCGAACGCGGGGGCCGAATGCACGGCTGCATGCCGGGCTGCGCGGTCAAATGCTCCATCATTTATCCGGACGCCGCGGGAAACCGGCTCGCCTCGGCCTATGAGTACGAAACCATTGCCCTTTTGGGGGCCAATCTGGGCATTTTGGACCTGGATGCCATCGGCAGGTTGAAATTCATCTGCGACGACCTGGGACTGGATGCCATCGAAACCGGCGCCAGCCTGGGAGTGGCCGCCGACGCCGGCCGGATGGAGCTGGGAGACGCGGAGGCCGCGGAAAAACTTCTGCTGGAGATAGAGCGGGGCACCGAGTTCGGTCAAGCGTTGGCCAACGGGGTTGTCGCCACGGCCGAGGCCCTGAATGTCAAACGCGTTCCCGCCTATAAGGGGCAGGCGCTGCCCGGTCACGATCCCAGGGCCGTGAAGGGCACCGGCGTGACCTACGTCACCAGTCCCATGGGCGCCGATCACACGGCCGGCCTCACCTATCGCATTCCCAAAAAGAAAGAAAACCAGGCCGCAAACTCGCTCCGCTCCCAGGTGGAGGCGGCGGTCTGCGACACCTTCGGATACTGTCTGAACGCGGTCCCCGGGGGGCAGGCTTCCCTGTACGACTTCCTGGCCACCTTGATGAACGCCCGCTTTGGCACGGAACTGACCCGGGATGATATCGTGGAATGCGGCAAGCAGACCTTGAAGGATCAGCTGCACTTCAATCAGCAGGCCGAATTCGCCCGCGCGGAAGATCTATCGACAACCTTTTTCAGGTCCGAAGCCCTCGCGCCGACAGAGCAGGTCTTCGACGTGCCGGATCAGGATCTCGATGGTTTCTGGGAGCGGCTGGACGGTTTCAAGGTCAGGGAAAAGCAGTGGGAAGTCCGTATACCGCCCATGCCTGAAACCATGATCGGCGCAGGCGTTGTTAAAAAAATGGGCAAAGCGGCCGCCGGGCTCAAGATGCAAAAGGCGCTGGTGGTTTCGGACCGGGTGATGCAGCGCACGGGACGTGTCGACGACGTGTGCGCCATCCTCGACAGGGCCGGCATCGCCGCCCACGCTTTTCTGGATATCGAGCCCGACCCCCCGGTGGAGCTGATCGAAACCGCCGGCGATGTGTACAGGGCCAAGGGGTGCGACGGCATCGTGGGACTGGGCGGGGGGAGCAGCCTGGATGCCGCCAAGGCCATCGCCCTGCGGGTTACCCATCCCGGGGCATTGACCGAATATGAAAGCATCGTGGGCGGAACGGCGAAAGTGAAGCCCATCCTACCCCCCGTTATCTGCATCCCCACGACCTCGGGAACCGGCAGCGAAATGAATCCCTATGCGGTCATTACCAACAAGCGGCGCAACGTCAAATTCATGCTCATGAGCAACCACCTGATCCCCAAACTGGCCGTCATCGATCCGCAGTACTGCATGAGCATGCCGCCAGGATTGACGCGGGAATCGGGCATAGACGCCCTGGCCCACTGCGTCGAGGGCTATGTCGCCCTGGCGGCGCCCTACCACCCCTACTTCGAATCGCTGGCCCTGTATGCCACCAAGATGATCGGCCGCAGCCTGGTTACGGCTTACAAACAGCCGCATAACCTGGACGCCCGCACCGACATGTGCATGGCGGCCGCCTATGGCGGGATCGCCTTCAGCAAGGGGCTCGGGCTGGGCCATGCCGTCACGCATGTTCTTGGGGCCCACTACCACCTGCCCCACGGAAGAGCCGCCACCATCGGTCTGCTTTGCTTCGTAAAAGCCAACAAAGATGTGTGTGCAAGGGAGTTCGGGGAGCTCGCCTTCATGCTGAACGGCGCCACGGACCTGGAAGAAGGGCTGTCGAAGCTCTACCGGAGCCTGGAGATCACGCCGACGCTGAAAGAGAGCCGCATACCCGAAAAGGACCTGGAAAAAATCGCCTTCTACACCTACAGAGACGCGGTCAATATTGCAACCAACCCTTCCCGGTTGAGCGAGAAGAAGATACGCTCGCTGCTGGAAGAGGTCTACGACTGA
- a CDS encoding flagellar brake protein: MASEKKLKKNQSTDLNIKLATDLLLQFKDIKGFFPSYLIGMKPGVFLIIKTPTIITKEKILSRGSSLMVRHTHLGDVYRFKTKVIGTNQKPFKVTYLSYPDVVEKIEFRDSQRVHCFFPATLAYNDMQVKGMVSDISLGGCKFRTDDIEQVEGLVLKKEGSVTVRFPLLGLDGIRAFDGKIKKIEFDVSFSLGIGFRDLDEPSSGVITSYIESAREYHI, translated from the coding sequence ATGGCGTCCGAAAAGAAACTCAAAAAAAACCAGAGTACCGACCTGAACATTAAACTGGCCACAGACCTGCTGCTGCAATTCAAAGACATCAAGGGGTTTTTTCCCAGTTACCTCATCGGGATGAAGCCCGGTGTGTTCCTGATCATTAAAACGCCCACCATCATCACCAAGGAAAAAATATTGTCCAGGGGGTCGTCCCTGATGGTACGCCATACGCACCTGGGTGATGTATACCGGTTCAAAACCAAGGTTATCGGCACCAATCAGAAACCGTTCAAGGTGACCTATCTGTCCTATCCCGACGTGGTCGAAAAGATAGAATTTCGCGATTCGCAGAGGGTCCATTGCTTTTTCCCGGCGACACTTGCGTATAACGATATGCAGGTCAAGGGCATGGTCAGCGACATTAGCCTCGGGGGGTGTAAATTCAGAACCGATGACATCGAGCAGGTCGAAGGGCTCGTGTTAAAAAAGGAAGGCAGCGTCACCGTCCGATTTCCCCTGCTGGGCCTCGATGGAATCAGGGCCTTCGACGGAAAAATAAAAAAGATCGAATTCGATGTCAGCTTCTCGCTGGGAATCGGCTTTCGCGACCTCGATGAACCATCCTCCGGGGTGATCACTTCCTATATCGAGAGCGCCAGGGAATACCACATATAG
- a CDS encoding MFS transporter codes for MGFKAAGRFEEAHRLSDPPSRFSAKKRRPFFYGWIVIAVGFVTLSIAFGIWYSYSVFFLSIVSEFGWDRAAASSIFSIFLVCHALMGLLTGFLQDRYGPRLVIPVGAFILGGALILTSRAHNLWQFYLTYGVLAGASVSLLGFTSHSAFLPNWFERKRGLAVGIATAGIGFGMLVIVPLVEKAIGRFGWRSTYILLAALVILVAAPLNALLSRRNPADLDLKPDGDPAGKRVDQPHHFMVMKIIDADWANREWTWLKALQTRRFWFMVLAFFCLSYAYQGTLLHSVSSMVDAGLTRQKAAACFGVLGILGSIGKILFGSLSDRFGRERANTVGITAAAVGIVCLINTTTPDSVLPLVFATLFGLGYGAAAPMMPSVSADIFLGRSFGLIFGMISMGSGAGGALGSFLTGALRDASGDYTLPLSLCTLSLACSCLFVWLAGPRKVRRMVKNDKH; via the coding sequence GTGGGTTTCAAAGCAGCCGGCAGGTTCGAGGAGGCCCATAGATTGAGCGACCCGCCCTCACGATTTTCAGCAAAAAAACGCCGGCCTTTCTTCTATGGCTGGATCGTCATCGCCGTGGGCTTCGTTACCCTGAGCATCGCCTTCGGCATCTGGTACTCCTATTCCGTCTTTTTCCTCTCCATCGTGAGCGAATTCGGCTGGGACCGGGCGGCGGCATCCAGCATCTTCTCCATATTTCTCGTCTGCCATGCCTTGATGGGGCTGTTAACCGGATTTCTGCAGGACCGCTACGGCCCCAGGCTGGTCATTCCCGTGGGCGCCTTTATTCTGGGAGGGGCTTTGATATTGACCAGCCGCGCCCACAACCTCTGGCAGTTTTACCTGACTTACGGCGTATTGGCCGGCGCCAGCGTCAGTCTGTTGGGGTTTACCTCCCACTCGGCCTTTCTGCCCAACTGGTTCGAGCGCAAAAGGGGGCTGGCGGTCGGCATCGCCACCGCCGGCATCGGCTTCGGCATGCTGGTGATCGTGCCCCTGGTCGAAAAGGCGATTGGGAGGTTCGGCTGGCGCAGCACCTACATCCTGCTAGCCGCCCTGGTAATTCTCGTTGCGGCGCCCCTGAACGCGCTGCTTTCACGGCGCAACCCGGCCGACCTCGATCTGAAGCCCGATGGCGATCCTGCGGGAAAACGGGTCGATCAGCCCCACCATTTCATGGTGATGAAAATCATCGATGCCGATTGGGCCAACCGGGAGTGGACATGGCTAAAGGCCCTGCAAACCAGGCGGTTCTGGTTCATGGTCTTAGCGTTTTTCTGCCTCTCCTATGCCTATCAGGGAACGCTGCTGCATTCGGTCTCCTCCATGGTGGACGCCGGGTTGACCAGGCAAAAAGCGGCCGCCTGTTTCGGGGTTCTGGGTATTTTGGGATCCATCGGAAAAATATTGTTCGGATCGCTGTCCGACCGCTTCGGCCGTGAGCGCGCCAACACGGTCGGCATCACCGCCGCCGCCGTCGGCATTGTTTGCCTGATCAATACCACCACCCCCGACAGCGTGCTGCCCCTGGTATTTGCGACGCTGTTCGGACTCGGTTACGGTGCGGCGGCTCCAATGATGCCTTCTGTGAGTGCGGACATCTTCCTGGGAAGATCGTTCGGACTGATCTTCGGTATGATCAGTATGGGCAGCGGTGCCGGCGGCGCCCTGGGATCCTTCCTGACCGGCGCCCTGCGGGATGCAAGCGGCGACTACACCCTGCCCCTGTCCCTGTGCACCCTGAGCCTGGCATGCTCCTGCCTGTTCGTGTGGCTGGCCGGGCCCCGCAAGGTCAGGCGGATGGTAAAAAACGACAAGCATTGA
- a CDS encoding ABC transporter substrate-binding protein, whose translation MKKRTIFITCLVLAFLVGGPCSGVAKEIKVLSQFPMSGPVGSLPEFGWGYIDGMNWVNNEGGGINGKKITWFLEDFRYNPTVEVANFNKYAAEHSKDEFIMATGYITGGLKPLIEKVNVEEKIPWLDGSYSTEIFGEEGGPSKYPYYYSLGATYGSQVKILVKWIKENHKKKGPPRIGFVYSPTAWGRDGTPEGIAYAKQLGFEVVAEIEYPYTATAATNECMQLRKKKAQYVIYHGYSGATGHTAIFFKTAKKVLKDVQLMGTHYTTGRFPILVCQEAYDGYVGVATRPFYDTVPRSQTPMDNTFVKFIHDFAKKYRPEEYEKGLQAGGIKDIFLYQEGLTYALMIQKVLTEADSKYDLTREGVKKALDNLTWDFKGMFDGRTFEYKSHTIPMLRIFKAHVKMVEMGGKMVPTGGLTPASDWINTDEIEW comes from the coding sequence ATGAAAAAGAGAACGATTTTCATCACCTGCTTGGTTCTGGCGTTTCTGGTCGGCGGGCCGTGTTCCGGTGTCGCCAAGGAGATAAAAGTTCTTTCTCAGTTTCCCATGAGCGGGCCGGTCGGCTCGCTGCCCGAGTTCGGCTGGGGCTACATAGACGGCATGAACTGGGTCAACAACGAGGGCGGGGGGATCAACGGAAAAAAGATCACCTGGTTCCTGGAAGACTTCCGTTACAATCCAACCGTGGAAGTGGCCAATTTCAACAAGTATGCCGCAGAGCACAGCAAAGACGAGTTCATCATGGCGACCGGCTACATTACCGGAGGCCTCAAACCGCTCATTGAAAAGGTGAATGTGGAGGAAAAGATCCCATGGCTGGACGGATCGTACTCCACGGAGATCTTCGGCGAAGAGGGCGGCCCTTCCAAATATCCCTACTACTACTCTCTGGGGGCGACCTACGGCAGCCAGGTTAAAATACTCGTGAAGTGGATCAAGGAAAACCACAAGAAGAAAGGTCCGCCCAGGATCGGTTTCGTATACAGTCCCACCGCCTGGGGACGGGACGGCACGCCCGAGGGCATTGCCTATGCCAAGCAGCTCGGATTCGAGGTGGTCGCCGAGATCGAGTACCCTTATACCGCCACCGCCGCCACCAACGAATGCATGCAGCTTCGCAAGAAAAAGGCCCAGTACGTGATCTATCACGGGTATTCCGGCGCCACCGGGCATACGGCCATTTTTTTTAAAACCGCTAAAAAAGTTCTCAAGGACGTCCAACTAATGGGAACTCATTACACAACCGGAAGGTTTCCCATTTTGGTCTGCCAGGAGGCTTATGACGGCTACGTGGGCGTCGCCACCCGGCCCTTTTACGACACGGTGCCGCGGTCGCAAACCCCGATGGACAACACTTTTGTAAAGTTCATTCATGATTTCGCCAAAAAATACCGGCCCGAGGAATATGAAAAGGGACTCCAGGCCGGAGGCATCAAAGACATCTTCCTTTATCAGGAGGGGTTGACCTATGCCTTGATGATTCAGAAGGTGCTGACGGAAGCGGACAGCAAATACGACCTTACCCGGGAGGGTGTCAAAAAAGCCCTCGACAACCTGACGTGGGACTTCAAGGGCATGTTCGACGGCAGGACTTTTGAATACAAATCCCACACCATCCCCATGCTGCGAATCTTTAAAGCGCATGTCAAAATGGTTGAAATGGGGGGCAAGATGGTGCCAACCGGAGGACTGACCCCGGCCAGCGACTGGATCAACACCGACGAGATCGAATGGTAG
- a CDS encoding ABC transporter ATP-binding protein yields the protein MLAIENLRVVYHDVISVLNGVSLEVRKGEVLVVIGANGAGKTTLLRAVSGMIDFYDGNIIDGDIKMEGASITGLDSTDIMKRYGVTYVMEDRPVFWYLTIEENLRAAAFSRWDKQVRADIDRVYEYFPMLKRLRQKKAGYASGGEQQMLAIGMALMTNPKILLLDEPSLGLAPLITEELFEIIGRLNKAGITIVLVEQNAHQALNIGTRGYVVETGRIVLDGTARELIANEDVKEFYLGSGERERKSYKDAKRYKRRKRWL from the coding sequence ATGCTTGCCATTGAAAATCTGCGCGTTGTCTACCACGACGTGATTTCCGTGTTGAACGGCGTTTCCCTGGAGGTCAGGAAGGGGGAGGTGCTAGTCGTCATCGGCGCCAATGGCGCCGGAAAGACCACCCTGTTGCGCGCGGTATCCGGGATGATCGACTTCTACGACGGCAATATTATCGACGGAGACATAAAAATGGAGGGGGCCTCGATTACAGGACTGGATTCCACCGACATCATGAAACGCTACGGCGTCACCTATGTCATGGAGGACCGGCCTGTTTTCTGGTACCTCACCATCGAGGAAAATCTTCGGGCCGCCGCCTTTTCGCGCTGGGACAAGCAGGTAAGAGCCGACATTGACCGCGTGTACGAGTATTTCCCAATGCTGAAGCGGCTGCGGCAAAAAAAAGCGGGCTATGCCTCCGGCGGCGAGCAGCAGATGTTGGCCATCGGCATGGCATTGATGACCAATCCCAAAATATTGCTTCTGGACGAACCTTCACTGGGGCTGGCCCCCCTTATCACCGAAGAGCTTTTTGAAATCATCGGCAGGTTGAACAAGGCCGGCATCACCATCGTGCTTGTGGAGCAGAACGCGCACCAGGCCCTCAACATTGGAACGCGGGGATATGTTGTGGAAACCGGCCGCATCGTTCTCGATGGCACGGCAAGGGAACTTATCGCCAACGAAGATGTCAAAGAATTTTATCTGGGATCCGGCGAAAGGGAACGGAAAAGTTATAAAGATGCCAAACGCTACAAGAGGCGCAAACGATGGCTGTAA
- a CDS encoding ABC transporter ATP-binding protein codes for MAVTSDNNKPLLQIENLKLAFGGVQVLNGVDIAVNQGDIFSIIGPNGAGKTSLLNCINMHYQPNGGSISFEGRRLNGLKPHAVATFGVARTFQKVELFHGMTVLDNIKLGRHFLMKYSLLGSFLRLPHIVRDEIKHRSEIEEEIIDFMGLSSFRYSPVGILPFGVRKRVDMARALAMRPKLLLLDEIMSGMAVEEKEDIASYILDVHRDLKVTIIWIEHDLAPVMDLSNRVCVLSFGTKIAEGGPEEVQKNPQVIEAYLGRQKQKDLWV; via the coding sequence ATGGCTGTAACCAGCGACAACAACAAGCCACTCCTGCAAATCGAGAACCTGAAGCTGGCCTTCGGGGGGGTCCAGGTGTTGAACGGTGTCGATATTGCCGTGAACCAGGGGGACATATTTTCCATCATCGGCCCCAACGGCGCCGGCAAGACCAGTCTGCTCAACTGCATCAACATGCACTATCAACCCAACGGCGGTTCCATCTCCTTCGAGGGGCGGCGTTTGAATGGATTGAAGCCCCATGCCGTCGCCACGTTCGGTGTCGCCAGGACATTTCAAAAGGTGGAGCTTTTTCATGGGATGACGGTGCTGGACAACATCAAGCTCGGCCGTCACTTTTTGATGAAGTATTCCCTCCTGGGCAGTTTTCTGCGTTTGCCCCATATCGTCCGGGACGAAATCAAACACCGCAGCGAAATCGAAGAGGAAATCATCGATTTCATGGGGCTTTCCAGCTTCCGTTATTCACCGGTGGGCATTCTTCCCTTTGGTGTTCGCAAGCGGGTCGACATGGCACGGGCGCTGGCCATGCGGCCCAAACTGCTGCTGCTGGATGAGATCATGTCGGGCATGGCGGTCGAGGAAAAAGAGGATATCGCCAGCTATATCCTCGATGTCCATCGCGATCTTAAGGTAACCATTATCTGGATCGAACACGACCTGGCACCGGTAATGGATCTTTCCAACCGGGTCTGCGTGTTGAGCTTCGGAACCAAGATTGCCGAGGGCGGCCCCGAGGAAGTGCAGAAAAACCCTCAGGTGATCGAAGCCTACCTGGGAAGGCAGAAACAAAAAGATTTATGGGTGTAG